TAGAATTGACATGTTTTTGATATCATATAATAAAGACCATTGTGATTGGTGGGTTAATTACGTATTATTAACATGTCGATTGAATAAGATCTAACATATTGATTTATTAAGCCGACATGTTCATCGTGCCAATTCTACCAAATCGAAAAAAGATAAGCCTCTAAGTTAAAATCGATATCACTAAATCAATATTTTATGTATCATAAAATATGTTAGGTTGGATTTCGAACCATAACCTTTAAATACCTTCACGTTTTATACAATTACTTAATCATCCAGTCAGTTAATTACCGTGCCTTACACGATGGATTCAATGTGCGGCCCCACCGCCCCTATGATCCAACCATTAGGTAGGTAAACAATCGGGTACACGAACCAAGTAACTTTTCACtcctcacatctctctctctttaaTCTCGACATGATCCCCTTCTCCGTGCCGTCTCTTCTTCATCCATCTCCTGTTTCTTGTTTCTTCGTCCTCCCCCAACAACTCCTTTTGCGCATTTGCTCATCTCGAGATCAACAGCAAGCCGAGGGATTCGATCGATCGGATCAATCATCATGTGCTGCCCGAGCAAGACCTGCTGCTGCTTCTTGCTGGTGCTGGTGATCCTCCTCATCGGGTTCGTCTTCGGCTTCGGCGTTTTCGCCCATGGATTCCACAAGATCAAGGACTCCCTGCACGTGGAAGCAGAGAGCGCCGTCCCCCATGGCCGGCCCTTCTTCACCGGTGCCGCCGCCCCCCCTCCATTCTGAACTACTTTCTTCTTCGTCGTAGATTATTAGACCTCTCTGCATTCTTACCCATTTTTTTCCGTGCTTATTGTGACTCGGTATATCATTGGCTTTGAGACGCTTTTCCCGCTCCCCCCCTCTCTTTCCAATTACTGTGATTCGATCCCTTATGTATGCTTAATTTGCTATTTGGATCTGCGTCCTAAAAAACAGTTTTActtggatcttcaaattaaaaTGGTTTTGTGGTCGGATCGGTGGATGTGCCCTGCGAGAATGCAGCTGCCGCCGAGGAGTATTATTATCCTATCCAACTTGCAAATGAAAGCATAAATGTCAGGTAGCCGTTACTTGACGTCTTTAGTTACTTTAGATGATGAGCAAGATTTAATTATGCATTTCATCTGTAGAGTTCAGGCCACATCACCTTTTTCGAGTTTCTATGGTTCACAGATTTGAAACACGAGAGAAAAAGATTAGCGCGAATTTTACGACTTTTTTTCCcctctttttttgttcttttgccaTTGTTTATCGAACAAGCGTTACGTTGCTGCTGTCACCGTACTAGTAGCAGAATTAAGTATGTATGTGGGGTGGGTTAGTTGGGCATTTGAAGACAACATGAAATGGTGAACGGGAAAAATGAGAGAGAGACTGACGTACCTGTAAGAAAGTTAAAGCAGCTTTTTGCCTCTCCTCTAAAGCAAAATTGAGTATTCTGGGACGTTTGAAGTTGCTGCGTGGAAGCAACTTGCGAGTTTGATCCACCGGAGAGCCTCATTACCTGTTAGAACAATTATGTACAAGAATATTTAATCTGAATAATTGTCAATATTCTCACGCATGTACCAAGATTCTTATGTGCCAGACAAAGGTGAAGAGACTTGCGAAAGTGTCTTCCAACAACAGTTGAGCAGCGAaactaaaataaaaatgaattctTGAAGGAAATCTACATCAACGAAGTGATTTGGATCTCTGCGTGGTATGCGAATGGTACTGCTCAGTACGAGCGATATGTACACAGTATATCGATACACGGACCATTTGGTACCGGACGAAACATGCTATAGTACTACAATCGATACACTTGATGTACCACTCAATACGGTATTGCATATTGAATGCTTGCGAGTTATGAATATTCAGCTTTCAAGGAATATGCCATCATACAAATTAATGAAATGGTAATGTGGCTgatgaatttaaaataataatgaatGTGCGGAGGGAAAAATTTGGGTTTTCCTCTCCGAATAAAATTTCCAACATTACCAATCTCCAGTTTCACCCGTCAGTAAAACGACCGAGAAAACCAATTACAACCAAAGCTTCAACTGTTGATTCAGATCACCCAAAAATCAACCGAAAATTCATAAAAACATCAAAGTTTCTAAGATGTAGATGATCGATAATTGAACACTTCAATCAAATTTGGAAATTGTTTCAGGCACATTAAAAAAAATGAGTGGGCATTAACTGGTGGATCGCCATGATAGACGTACATGGGGATGATATAATGTCTGCCATGCTGCACATTCAACACTCCAGCATCTAGATGGAACCAACAACCAGCAAACACAGTATATCAATTAGGAGGATACCGATAACAAATAAGGAATAGTATCGGCTGCAGGATTTCTTTTTCTGATGTAGGAGCTCAATTGCAGCAACCACCAGCTTGAGCTGAGGACCCATCCCTTCCCCCTGATGGAGCTGCGGTTCCTCCATATCCGACTTTGATTCCATATGACTGCAGCAAGAATATATACTGATTAAAAGAGGTGGTGGAATCTTAATTATTTCGACACAAGGTTATCTTAATATGAAAGTAAAGTCTGTGTGCATAGATGTTACACTACTGATGACACTAGAATGGcatcctgtttttttttttttcttctaaaaggAAAAATTGTAATTACTTGGCAGAAACAAAACAACAACCTCCCCTTATACAGAGATCATCAGTAACAAAAACAAGCAGAGGGCTAGTCTCCTTGCAAAAACTGATTATATTTAGTAGATCTGCATAATTGGCCAACCAATTAGCCACTCTATTACTTTCCCCAAACACATGACTAATAGGAAGGATCAAAACTCTGTAAGATTGAGAATGTCTTTGATTACATTCAAAATATGCCTAGGAGCTGTACCCAATGTCATTATGTTAATCACCGATTCACCATGGTGAACAATGAAATAAGCTGAACATCTGAAATCACATCATTGTCATCAAATGCTCCACTTTCACAATGCTATGATGCTCCATCAAAGATGTTAGACTGCACAATCTAGACTACATATGTTTACCACTTTTTGAGCTTTTTCACGACAAGAAAACAAGTGACCCGTTTTATGCCTATTAGGATCAACAATTCCCTGGTTGAATATGTGCATTTAACTTCAACATGTATAGGAGATATCAATTGATAGAAACCTGTATTTATCAACTGAATGAAAATACGCGAAACCCACTGGCTTATGTCTGCTAGAGTATTATTAGCATTAAGTTTGTCACTTCAAAGTTCAGGTCCAACATTATCAAAGTTACCTCATTTGATACATCAAACAcgccatcctggatttttttgtaTATTGTTGCTGCAGTGCTAATAAATGCCTGTGACAATGACAGATATTAGAACAAGTATATAATTAATTGGATGATAGAAGTACTATCAGAGCAACAAGGCTCTATCACCTCCTCAACATTTTGTGCAGTTTTTGCTGAGGCCTCCATGAAGATTAATCCATGCTCTTTGGCAAATTGTTCTCCTTCCTCAGTGCTGACAGCTCTTCTGTGAGCCAGGTCACATTTGTTACCAATTAGCATGATTGTCATATTAGAATTGGCATGTTGCCTTGCTTCTTCCAGCCAGCTTGCAAGATGATTGAATGTCTCCCTCCTGATAATAAATCACGAATGAGCAAATTCACATTAGCAAAGTAATTATAGCAATGCAATCCAAATCACTTCCTACCTAGTGATGTCGTAGACAAGCAGTGCACCGGCTGCACCTCTATAATAGGATCTGGTAATTGACCTAAACGATTCCTGACCTGCCTGAAATTTTCAAAAACTTTGAATCAGGTGAATTATCATGCCAGTTGACGAGGCACATCTTGAATTGATGAAAAGAACAACCAAAACCACACAGTCCTATATCTGTAACACTGATCAAGGTTACGAGCAATGCCAATTTCTTGATTGACGGATGAAAAAGGCTAACCCTATCAAGCAACAAAACTGACTAATTTTTTAATGTCATTGCGGCTGATGCCAGCATGAAATTTTCATAAAATTTGCATAAAATGAAATGTCATGGCGGTTGACAAGGGACAACTTAAGTTACTGAAAAGAACAGTTATAATCACACTAAGACCTATATCGGTAAAAGCAATGATCATAGTTACGATCAATACCAATTTCTTGATTGACTGATGCAAAAACTACACATACAAAACAATAAAATTGACTATAAATTTGTTAAGACACATTAATTTAGTTCCAAATCAATCATAGCAGTCAGACACTTTAATTTAACTAAAACTCCACTAAGAGTTTCACTGAGCATTCGATTCTATCAGACCACCAAACAATCAAGACCATCTAATTGGAATACATCATAAAATTCATTATAACATTTCTGTATTAAGCAACTATTGATGGTAAAGTAACATATTGTTTATTATAGTGCTGCATCACGGTTAAAGATGAAAGTATCATAGAGTTTCTAGGAATGTACATAAATTCCAGGGAAACACTGGCCACGTAGCAAATCTTATAACAAATAGATGTTGGATGGGAAGAAGATGAACAAGATTGTTGGGCAACATGAGAAACATGAGGCCTTTCTTGTGTAATTTACATAAGTGTCTTTGTGCCATCTCCAAACCCCTCAATTGATTTGAGAGACAACATTAagtcaaaagaaacaaatgtgaAAAATAAGAGAATATGATGATACTAACCGTGTCCCAGATCTGCAACTTGATGGGCTTGTTGTCAATGGTTATCATTCTGGCTCCAAATTCAACACCAATTGTTAAGTCATGTACTGGTTGGAAACGCTTGTCCGTAAATTGCAGAAGAAGACATGATTTCCCCACTCCTACCAAGGTAAACAATTGGAGCATCGGCAAATAAATGTTAAATAGAATTCTCTTAAAGTGAATTTATCGAATTTGATATGAAGTAGCAAcacacaaaaggaaaaaaaaaaaagactattccATAGAATTCATAGAACGAAAACATTGTAATTTGATATGGTGCAATACAATCTTGACAAAAAGCATGATCTCAAGATCTTATCTCATAGATCTAGACATCAGAGAAGAACTCCAATGAACATATCAAAGGAACACCGAAAGGAAAAGCCCACAGTGGTAAAGGGGTGACTAGTAATGCAACCAAAAGAGTAAATCGCAGCATCGAGACAGATCATTACCGACAGAAACCACAAAAATTCACATATAATGAGAAGAAGAAATCggaaaaatcaaaagaaatcgCTCCATTTTCACAATTTATCGACAGAAATATTAGATTTTACCATCCAAACACGCATATAAAAGCACCCAATGCGTAGATGCATCCTTCATATAAAAAACCAGAAAACAAACAGATCGCCGTCTTTTTTTTGGCCGAAATCGAGAGGAAAGAACCTGTATCGCCGATGATGATGTATTTGAAGAGGTACGCGTACGACATCGCGATGGGATCCCAATTCCCCCCGAAATCTCCCCTCCTAGAATCGACCAACCGAGGCCAAAAGCAGAGATCAGAGATTGAAGCAGATccagaggaggagaggagaggaagagagatcGAATCGATCGAGGGGTAACCTGCCGGGTTTGCGTAGAGAGAGGGGTGAACGCGTCGGCCAGCCTCTCTCGTTCGTATTTTAAGGTCGTTATTTGGCTGTCGCTTACTCCCACCGTGCCAAAGGTAACAGAAACCCACCCCACAAGAAACCCATCGATGGCTCGTCCAGTAACTTCGATTCTCCTATCCACAACCTTCCATCTCACTTGTCCCGTCATCACAGCCGTCTATTGATCCGAGTCCCGTTCACTGATGGTGGGTCCCTGCGCTTCTCGTCTCATGCGATAAATGGAATGGCATATGGAGATAACGAGGCATGGAAGGTCGAGATGAGATCGTCCACCATTTTCGGGAATCCGATCTGCATTTATTTGGATCGGAATTGCCCAAATCTGCAGATTCCGAGTCCAATTCTCGTCAGCGTCACATCGGATTGGGTTCGCTCTTGATTCGTCGACAGGCGTCGCTCGTCTTCTCGGGTGTAAACGAGGGTTCGCGAGAGTTAACTGCACGACGGGGACGGGGACGGGGATAGCTGAAGCAACCGTTCTCCTCCTCCAGCCGTGCTATTCGAGCAGCTCCCTGTCGTCATGCCTAGGATCGAACTCCTCGTATAATGCCTTCACGCGATTCGATTCGGTCCGTATATTTTCGAAAGTTTTGATCTTTAACGAAGATGGGATGTATAGGGCAATTATTTTTCCTTGAATGTAGTAGCTTAATACTTAATGTTTTCCTTTCTAGCGTGATCTAGATGGGAGTAGATGGAGAGAGTTTTGATGATGGTGGAAAAAGTTCTGCAGGACTCGACGGAGGCCACAGTATCGGTGGAGGTTCTGTGATGTGGTCTTGGGAAAGGTGGATGCAAGGTAAAGTTTGACTCTTTTAGTGTCCCACGGTTTATTTGATTGCTTATTGCTACGATTTCGCCCAATGAACTGTGAAAATTATCTGGCTTTTGTTAAGGTTCCTTCAGACGAAGACCGAAAGTTTTTCTTGATGTTATGGGTACATTCTTATGAAGTTTAGAAACTTTTTGGTCCATTGGACACCAAAGATCATAACTTCTGTTGAAATTAACAAGTCAAGCAATGTTTTAGATCTGGATTTATCCTTTGCTGGTTGTCAAGGAATTAATAGTTAAGACTGATTTTATGTTCTTTCTAACCATTGTAGCTTATTCGTACACAAAGACCCTATACCATACAGCTAGCCAAAGCAAAATTTGAAGTTAATAAACATTGAAGGGAAAAAATCTGTATATTTCCCTGTGTTATCTCTTACTGTCTTAATAGGGAAAGGTGACTATTAGATAGATTATGCGCCTACTTCAGAAGCATCACATTGACTATGGAGGTAATCTTCTTCCCTTTCAGAAGCATCAAAATTCACATTTTCCCCTAAGATTCAATTAGCATTATTTATAGCTTGAAGCAGCCTTTCACCAGATGTTGAAAACTTTGGCTTTTAGATGA
This genomic stretch from Musa acuminata AAA Group cultivar baxijiao chromosome BXJ3-9, Cavendish_Baxijiao_AAA, whole genome shotgun sequence harbors:
- the LOC135648693 gene encoding ras-related protein RABB1c-like, with product MSYAYLFKYIIIGDTGVGKSCLLLQFTDKRFQPVHDLTIGVEFGARMITIDNKPIKLQIWDTAGQESFRSITRSYYRGAAGALLVYDITRRETFNHLASWLEEARQHANSNMTIMLIGNKCDLAHRRAVSTEEGEQFAKEHGLIFMEASAKTAQNVEEAFISTAATIYKKIQDGVFDVSNESYGIKVGYGGTAAPSGGRDGSSAQAGGCCN